In Brachypodium distachyon strain Bd21 chromosome 5, Brachypodium_distachyon_v3.0, whole genome shotgun sequence, the genomic window ttttttttatacaagtcatttgatttgaaaccactattttttttaatttttcctatgtagatttgaaaatatttgtttcttgaGGTCCAACCTCAAGgaatgttcttttcttttccgaCTATGGCTAACAcctattttctattttttcctATGTAGatttgaaaaatatttgtttcttcaGGTCCCACCTCAAGGatgttcttttgttttccgACTATGGCTAACACCTAATCCTTCAGCTAAGttcattattttttttcccgacGTGTAATCATACAGTTTCTATTGCATATTCTTGCGCTCTGAATTCTTGTATGATTTAACATAGCATGCCATTCAATtcctaagtttttttttccaatttatattccctccgtctcatattaagtgtcaaaatattatatgtatctagacgttttttaggtgtaggtacattcatatttgaacaaatttgagacacttaatatgggacagagggagtatgttttaaGAATCCTACGAATCACCTAAGGAAAAAAATCCACATGAAACCAAACCTCCAAAATTTATGTGCTATTTTCCCCCTAAACAAGCTCTTAGAGCCTCcatgatttgttggaaagcgAGGAGAAAAACATTGGAATtgggatttttcttttggcgaCACTATTCGTTTATTTGGTTCAAATGAATGAAGGAAAGGAAGAGCTCAAATtatggttttagttcaaatttaaactaaaaccactcctccctccgacccatattacttatctcagatttagtacaaagttgtactaaatcacaacaagtaatatggatcagatgaaatatactctctccgttccataatttttgtcgaaatcttacatgtatctagacactttttaggaataaatacattcacTTTAGGATAAATtggagacaagaattatggaacgggagagtaagaatttaggatcggagggagtatttcttcTCTCCGTCTGATTACTCAAAATCTCCTTTCGGAGCCTTTGGCGACAGTCAAGAGAAAACAAAGGTAACTAGCCGCGGCAGAGCACGAGACGAACGTTCGAAATCAAGCTAGCAAGGCCGCGCGTCATGTGCTTGCACGAGCCGTTGTGATCGAGCACGCACCTAGGATTCGAACCGTTTAATGTCTGTCGCCCTGGCTTGCATCGGAAGCAATGGATATCCATCACTCCActccacatgcatgcatgatggccaCCGTCCCTACTACACATGCATGTCGCGCCCGCGCGTTTTAATCTGATACTTCTACTACTTCATATGAATGTTCCAAGCGGGACGGGCCGGGTGGAGTATTTAAGCGAGGATCCAAGTACGTACAATCATGCATTGCCTTTCTCTGTCTGATGATTATTGTCCGAACGAACCCTCTTGAAGAATGCGCGCGGATCTGAAGTCCAGGTTCGGATCGACTCGACAGCAGCCACGACGGACGTACGGATGTCCTGTTTCGGTCGCAAGCAACAAATCAGTTAGTACCTCGATCCACTGCCCATGCATCGCGTGtgtcctcgtcctcgagagTCGACAGCCGACGATTCTATACGTACTTAACTCGCTCGttttggaagaagaaaaacttaACTCCCTGCTGCCACCCGCTCTGAATCGAATGACCTTACGTACCACGCACAATTTGTGTTTTTGAGACGAGAGAAATTAAGGGACTTTTCTTTGAGCGAATAGAGAAATGGATTTCTTTTTTAGggatctggctttattgattcaacaGATAGAGTAAAAAAAACGATACACGAATGAACACAATAACAACGATAataaacaaaactaaaaacttCATTTTAGTCCTTCGAATTAAATTTCTCTTGATTCATCCTTCGCATCTTGATGCTTCGCCACGTATTCGTTGATAAAATAATGGTATTCTTGGACAAGCTGAACTAACCTCAGAGGTACTGGAAAGCCGAATAAACCGTCCACCTCAAACAGCAAGAATTTAAGTTGAACACACCATGACTCGGGGGCGGAACCATGAATTGCCCACGCcctgggctgggctggctAGCCTAGGCTAGTGGGCCGCGACAACCCAGGCCAAAcctaatttctttctttttttagccTGAAAATTTTGGCCACGCCCCAGGCCGTGGCCCGTGTTGCCTAGGGCCTAGCTCCGCCTATGCTATGACTGGTGACATACCCCTTACAAGACAAGTTATAAAGCTGCTTCTCTGTCGATgaatcaacaagaaaaaagaccaaaaacaTGAAAATACGCGTCGTGAGAAAGACTCCAGAGCATAGGTTGCAATGCCTACACCATGACGATGAAAGATCCAGGAGACCAATCTTCTAGAGGACGACATCTCCATCGTCAAGACGTCActaagaaaaacacaaaaaccTAACATAAGAAGGTACGGAGTAGCAAAACTTGATACCAGATGTTGATCCGTGTTTCCCTCATCTTTTAAGGCTAGATCAGCCGTGAGAGACGAGAGGAACCGCTAGACATTGAGGCTTCCttgaagacgacgacggctagggtttctaCTCTCATAACTTTTCTCCGTGTATTTCGACAGCTTCTACCAAGATAGTAGAGGCCCCTTCCTTTCGGCTTCCAAGAGGGGCTTCTTCGAGCTTCTTGGAGAAGCCCCGTGTGAAATTTTGTTAGGCTTTTAAATTAGTATGGGCTAAACTAACTTGAAATCTTACCAAAAAATAATTAGTACGGTTTCTCTGGTAAGCTAGGGGACAGCAATGCTCGGAGAAGCCCCTCCGGAAAGCTAAAAAGAAGTGGCCAGAgaaatgaatttttttttgagggagccagagaaatgaaatgaaatttttCTCGCAAATAGCCCACGGTTGTGGCCTGCCTGCCGGCGGGGTGGCACTTCCGCACATGCCACTTGGTTGGTCGGTTCCTTCCTCTGCAGTCTGCACTATTCGCTCGCGCGCAGCAGCGGAGCTTCGCGCCGCCCCCCTCCTCCACGGCGGCACGGCCTCGTCCCGGCGGCTCCAGATGGGTAGCTCCTCCCACTCCGCCGCCTGGAcctccctcccgccgccgcggcccgaACCCGCTCCGGCACCAGGTGCGGAGATCATATCCGCGGCCTTCGCTAGGGTTTCGACACGCGTCCGCCGATTAAGCCCCGAATCGGGGCCATCCTGAGCAATATTTGTCACTTTCATCCGTCATACACAGACTTTTGACGTGATGAACTGATGGCCATGGCCATCATTACTTCGCGTCCTTTGAGATTTTAATCGACAGATTCAGAGTGTTGTTGATTGCCACTTCAGTGGAGATTTGCACGCAGTTGTGCATCTGTATTGGTAGCAATAGTCATGGGCAAAGAAACCGCCCCATTCTGTTACCTAGAACCCTGCGATTTAGCCATGCCTTGAACTGAATTCCCATGGCTCCACTGGTTGTCGAATTTGCAGGTCGTGGAGTATGCATGATGAGCACTTCGTGGAGAGATAAGCAACACCCCGACCTTGTCAACTTCATTGCCGCATTCCTAGCTGCCAACTCATATCGCCTCAACTTTCTGTCAATATCCCCTGTAAGTATGCACCTACCACTTCGCGGAATGTTGTTCTGTTGTCTTTGTGCGACCTGATCAATTAGGTGTATTCTAGGACTTCATCATCAACAATGGGGGGTTATCTGTTGCTTTTATCTTTGAGACAAGCTGGGATTGTGAAAATGAAGCTGCTGTCTTTAGCAGGTGGGAGACTCTTCCCTGTGACGCCATACGCCAAGCTATGTTATACACTTTGATGACTGTGATGGTGACTCTTGATTCTTATAATGATATTTGCAGGGTGAATACACTGAAGAGACAGTTCAAGAATCTCTATGTCGTTGTTGCTGTTCCCACGGTAGAGCAAATTGAATCATTTAATCAATCATATTTCAGGTAAGCACTTAATATGTTGTTAATACTGGGGTAAGGTTGTTGACCATTGTTACTCATGTGTATCTTAACCAAGGTATGACATGGAACTTGGTTGTCCTACATTTGTGCCTGTTAATGATCCTGAGATGGGATTTGAGAAAATGCTCAAGATCGCTCATGCTCGTGGAGGTAATCTCAAATTTTATTTACCAGTTTTGAGCTGTAAGAAGCTGTTGATCAACACGTGTGTATTATTCAGTATGCAAGCAGCAGGATATTAGCTCAACAATGAAGAATGAGGTGGTTTCACATGTTCCCGGATGCATAGGTGCGCTATTTGTAGATCCAAAACTAAGATAAATGATGTTCTTGTTTATGTCTGTAGCGGGAGCAAGCAGTTCAGTGTATGGATGCCTTTTTACAAGTGGTCACCTCTATTCCTGGTATTGATAATCACGATGCCAATATGGTGTGTACTTAACTATCTTTATCCTTTTTATGTAACTTGATGATCTCTTGGTTGCTTACAAATCAATTGCAGTCCGACTTATTTGCAAGTTCCGTTTTATGGAGAAAAGCAACTCAAATGGCTAGCCATTGTTTACAGAATAATAACTAGCATCATTTCCCTTGCCATCTGTATTCATTTTCATAAAGCATGGTAAAGGGTAATTCATGGTAGATCAGAGATCAAAACACAGTTATTAGGCCTTCTCTTGAAAATACTCGACAATTTTTAACTATTTCAGAATGAGAACTAAGGACTTGCTAGATCATCCAACCTGGTTacacagtactccctccgatccataataagtgtcttagagttagtacaactttgtactaagttagtacaaaatctgacacttattatggatcggatggagtataatCTATCGATTAATAGTGAACGACCAAATTTCTAATTTCTATTTGGCCGTTCTGTATTTCGCGTTTCTACACTATTGATACCAGTATCATGCAATGCTAATTGTTTCTATTGATTTCAAAGCTTGCCCAGGCTATTGGCTCTATTGAAGCAATCGCAAAAGCACCCAAGAGCTTAATTCTGGAAAGCACCGACCTGTCCACAGATAAGGCAGAGACAGTGGTTAGGTTCTTCAGGGATCGGCAGTACTACTTAAGCCCTAAAATCAACTGATCCTTGCAGGTATTATGTTCCCCAAGTAGCATATATAGTTCGATTTCTTTATTCTTAGTCTTAACTATGGTACCATTATATATTGAGAAGTCCAGTTTTCAGCTTTGAGCTTTCTGGAAAGTTCAATTTTCGTTCTAAAACCTTTTTTTGGGTGCAAAAAACGAATCCTGAACTATCATACTCGGATGGTTTTGCTGATTTCATCGCTTACATGGACACTATATAACAATTATTTCCACATCACCGGAGCCTGGTCTGCAACCCGACCAAAACCCAA contains:
- the LOC100841911 gene encoding protein PARTING DANCERS isoform X1, with amino-acid sequence MPLGWSVPSSAVCTIRSRAAAELRAAPLLHGGTASSRRLQMGSSSHSAAWTSLPPPRPEPAPAPGRGVCMMSTSWRDKQHPDLVNFIAAFLAANSYRLNFLSISPDFIINNGGLSVAFIFETSWDCENEAAVFSRVNTLKRQFKNLYVVVAVPTVEQIESFNQSYFRYDMELGCPTFVPVNDPEMGFEKMLKIAHARGVCKQQDISSTMKNEREQAVQCMDAFLQVVTSIPGIDNHDANMLAQAIGSIEAIAKAPKSLILESTDLSTDKAETVVRFFRDRQYYLSPKIN
- the LOC100841911 gene encoding protein PARTING DANCERS isoform X2, which gives rise to MPLGWSVPSSAVCTIRSRAAAELRAAPLLHGGTASSRRLQMGRGVCMMSTSWRDKQHPDLVNFIAAFLAANSYRLNFLSISPDFIINNGGLSVAFIFETSWDCENEAAVFSRVNTLKRQFKNLYVVVAVPTVEQIESFNQSYFRYDMELGCPTFVPVNDPEMGFEKMLKIAHARGVCKQQDISSTMKNEREQAVQCMDAFLQVVTSIPGIDNHDANMLAQAIGSIEAIAKAPKSLILESTDLSTDKAETVVRFFRDRQYYLSPKIN